Proteins encoded within one genomic window of Streptomyces rubradiris:
- a CDS encoding GNAT family N-acetyltransferase yields the protein MDTPATGLTFRDATDADVDALVALVESAYRGDSSRAGWTTEADLLDGQRTDPEGVLEVIKSPDSRLLTVELDGRIVACCQLEHRGDHAYFGMFAVSPALQGGGVGKAVLAEAERRCRQAWGVGEMHMTVISVREDLIAWYERRGYRRTGRTSPFPYGDERFGIPLRADLEFELLVKKLG from the coding sequence ATGGACACCCCCGCCACCGGACTCACCTTCCGCGACGCCACCGACGCCGACGTGGACGCCCTCGTCGCGCTCGTGGAGTCGGCGTACCGGGGGGACAGCAGCCGGGCCGGGTGGACCACCGAGGCGGACCTCCTCGACGGGCAGCGGACCGACCCCGAGGGTGTGCTGGAGGTGATCAAGTCGCCCGACAGCCGACTGCTCACCGTGGAGCTGGACGGCCGGATCGTCGCCTGCTGCCAGCTGGAACACCGCGGCGACCACGCCTACTTCGGCATGTTCGCGGTGAGCCCCGCCCTGCAGGGCGGGGGCGTCGGCAAGGCCGTCCTGGCGGAGGCCGAGCGCCGGTGCCGGCAGGCGTGGGGCGTCGGCGAGATGCACATGACGGTGATCTCCGTGCGCGAGGACCTGATCGCCTGGTACGAACGCCGCGGCTACCGCCGTACGGGACGGACGTCCCCGTTCCCGTACGGCGACGAGCGCTTCGGCATCCCGCTCCGCGCCGACCTGGAGTTCGAGCTGCTGGTCAAGAAGCTCGGGTGA
- a CDS encoding VOC family protein, with amino-acid sequence MVHVLSSRTLLRPSDPERSRAFYGEQLGLSVYREFGTGPERGTVYFLGGGFLELSGRSDDPPSPAVRLWLQVEDATAACEELRARGVEIVRPPVKEPWGLVEMWINDPDGTPIVLVEIPADHPLRYRPGI; translated from the coding sequence ATGGTGCATGTACTCAGCAGCCGGACCCTGCTCCGGCCCTCCGACCCCGAACGCTCCCGCGCCTTCTACGGCGAGCAGCTCGGACTGTCCGTCTACCGCGAGTTCGGGACCGGCCCCGAGCGCGGCACGGTCTACTTCCTCGGCGGAGGTTTCCTTGAGCTGTCCGGCCGGTCCGACGACCCGCCCTCGCCCGCGGTACGGCTGTGGTTGCAGGTCGAGGACGCGACGGCCGCGTGCGAGGAGCTGCGGGCGCGGGGCGTGGAGATCGTACGGCCCCCGGTGAAGGAGCCCTGGGGCCTGGTCGAGATGTGGATCAACGATCCGGACGGCACGCCGATCGTCCTGGTGGAGATCCCGGCGGACCATCCCCTGCGGTACCGGCCCGGGATCTGA
- a CDS encoding aldo/keto reductase, which produces MRYTLFGRTGLRVSELALGTMTFGEDWGWGADKDTSARILDAYADAGGNFVDTANNYTSGSAERILGELLAGRRDRFVLASKYTCGTRDGDPNAAGNHRGNLVRSVEDSLRRLRTDRLDVLWVHARDNFTPVEEVMRALDDVVRAGKVLYVGVSDWPAWEIAQANTLAELRGWTCFAGSQLRYSLLERTPERELLPQARAFDLAVFAWAPLAAGRLTGKYRRGGTGRLDTLDVRPEAWEQDVVDAVVEIAEAGGWSPAQVALAWLLGRPGNVVPIVSATRPEQLADNLACTGVRLDADARARLDEVSAVPLGFPHDFLREAPVTRNVYGDRWPDIVDRRSTYRRTVHDVL; this is translated from the coding sequence ATGCGGTACACGCTGTTCGGGCGGACCGGGCTGCGCGTCAGCGAACTGGCGCTGGGGACCATGACCTTCGGGGAGGACTGGGGATGGGGTGCCGACAAGGACACCAGCGCCCGGATCCTCGACGCCTACGCCGACGCGGGCGGCAACTTCGTGGACACCGCGAACAACTACACCTCCGGCAGCGCCGAGCGCATCCTCGGCGAGCTGCTCGCCGGGCGCCGCGACCGGTTCGTGCTGGCGAGCAAGTACACCTGCGGCACCCGCGACGGTGACCCCAACGCGGCGGGCAACCACCGCGGGAACCTCGTCCGGTCGGTCGAGGACAGCCTGCGCCGGCTGCGCACCGACCGGCTCGACGTGCTGTGGGTGCACGCCCGGGACAACTTCACGCCGGTGGAGGAGGTGATGCGCGCCCTGGACGACGTGGTCCGCGCGGGCAAGGTGCTCTACGTGGGCGTCTCGGACTGGCCGGCCTGGGAGATCGCGCAGGCCAACACCCTGGCCGAGCTGCGCGGCTGGACGTGCTTCGCGGGCTCGCAGCTGCGCTACAGCCTGCTGGAGCGCACCCCGGAGCGTGAACTGCTGCCGCAGGCCCGGGCTTTCGACCTCGCCGTGTTCGCCTGGGCGCCGCTGGCGGCGGGCCGGCTCACCGGGAAGTACCGGCGCGGCGGGACCGGGCGGCTGGACACCCTGGACGTGCGGCCCGAGGCGTGGGAGCAGGACGTCGTCGACGCGGTCGTGGAGATCGCCGAGGCGGGCGGCTGGAGCCCTGCTCAGGTGGCCCTGGCCTGGCTGCTGGGCCGGCCCGGGAACGTCGTGCCGATCGTGTCGGCCACCCGGCCGGAGCAGCTCGCGGACAACCTGGCGTGCACCGGGGTCCGGCTCGACGCGGACGCGCGCGCCCGCCTGGACGAGGTGAGCGCGGTCCCGCTGGGCTTCCCGCACGACTTCCTGCGGGAGGCGCCCGTCACCCGCAATGTGTACGGCGACCGCTGGCCGGACATCGTCGACCGCCGCTCCACGTACCGCCGTACCGTGCACGACGTCCTGTGA
- a CDS encoding MarR family winged helix-turn-helix transcriptional regulator, whose product MTATNGGPTLGSDATGAGAGAGAGSGPARGDTVSAVVRQWQAVHPELDTGPMEIIGRINRCAALLQQAEDAPLRRAGLSRAEFDLLGALRRTGHELTPGELARETFSSGAAVTKRLKQLTERGLVERRGDTRDRRVAHVRLTDTGRGLVDGILPDQLAYETAVLSVLPPGDQDRLAGLLAELLGRLEGRMGALRA is encoded by the coding sequence ATGACGGCGACGAACGGCGGACCGACGCTCGGAAGCGACGCGACCGGAGCCGGAGCCGGAGCCGGGGCCGGGTCCGGGCCCGCGCGCGGCGACACCGTCTCGGCCGTCGTCCGCCAGTGGCAGGCCGTCCATCCCGAGCTGGACACCGGGCCGATGGAGATCATCGGCCGGATCAACCGCTGCGCGGCCCTGCTCCAGCAGGCCGAGGACGCCCCGCTGCGCCGGGCCGGACTCAGCCGCGCCGAGTTCGACCTGCTCGGCGCGCTGCGCCGCACCGGCCACGAACTGACCCCGGGGGAGCTGGCCCGGGAGACCTTCTCCTCCGGGGCCGCCGTGACCAAGCGGCTCAAGCAGCTGACCGAGCGCGGCCTGGTCGAACGGCGCGGCGACACCCGCGACCGGCGGGTGGCCCACGTCCGGCTCACCGACACCGGCCGCGGCCTGGTCGACGGCATCCTGCCCGACCAACTCGCCTACGAGACGGCCGTACTGTCCGTCCTGCCCCCCGGGGACCAGGACCGACTGGCCGGGCTGTTGGCCGAGTTGCTCGGCCGCCTGGAGGGCCGGATGGGCGCGCTGCGGGCCTGA
- a CDS encoding FUSC family protein: protein MSSATPHRLPLAGALRLGRPSDIWFKPALSVVVSVAPPNLTLLALGRLDLAMYTMAGSLCALYGHNRPYAARARTLAWVVLGMVGGLAVALLASALTTNAAVLVTVGAVLAAVQKTVCDATRVGPPAHVVLTFISSASLFVPQTPGGLPGHIGLALAAGAWAWLVCMAPGLLRPHGPERRATAQALNAAAAYAGTRGTGDGHARTRAACAAAIHAAWQSLLAAGARPDSTRRALEHLLVRAEVALAAPADTDPERLRAWARALRGTGRVPRVAPTGGDADELLGVAAEQSLPPRSLRHRLAPLAPLAVRTALGCALAGYAALALGVGRPYWALVTAASLYQANVTLTWHRAVQRVVGNLVGVLVFAALAPLTHLHPAALVLVSLALNFGAEALIGRNYWLGSVCVTPMALLITEFARSQDAAGLITDRLVDTLIGALVGFAAAVAVTNRRAGARLDHALTAAERAREHAARLLAEPHPQPRALESARRALAAALVELRATADAAAGEWWQRALPEDRVVLTEQAGHRTLAATVRRQGLVPQDRDEDPGRAPGGDRDPDRTREDIRP, encoded by the coding sequence ATGAGCAGTGCGACCCCCCACCGTCTTCCCCTCGCCGGAGCGCTCCGCCTCGGCCGTCCCTCCGACATCTGGTTCAAGCCCGCCCTGAGCGTGGTCGTCTCGGTCGCCCCGCCCAACCTGACGCTGCTCGCCCTCGGCCGGCTCGATCTCGCCATGTACACGATGGCCGGTTCGCTGTGCGCGCTCTACGGCCACAACCGGCCCTACGCCGCCCGCGCCCGCACCCTGGCGTGGGTCGTGCTCGGCATGGTCGGCGGCCTCGCCGTGGCCCTTCTCGCCTCGGCACTGACCACCAACGCCGCGGTCCTCGTCACCGTCGGCGCCGTCCTGGCGGCGGTCCAGAAGACGGTCTGCGACGCCACCCGGGTCGGACCGCCGGCCCATGTGGTCCTCACCTTCATCAGCTCCGCCTCGCTCTTCGTCCCGCAGACCCCCGGCGGGCTGCCGGGGCACATCGGGCTGGCCCTGGCCGCCGGCGCCTGGGCCTGGCTGGTCTGCATGGCACCCGGGCTGCTGCGCCCGCACGGCCCCGAGCGCCGGGCCACCGCCCAGGCCCTGAACGCCGCGGCCGCGTACGCCGGCACCCGCGGCACCGGCGACGGCCACGCCCGGACCCGCGCCGCCTGCGCCGCCGCGATCCACGCCGCCTGGCAGTCGCTGCTCGCCGCCGGAGCCCGCCCCGACAGCACCCGGCGCGCCCTCGAACACCTCCTGGTCCGCGCCGAGGTCGCCCTCGCCGCGCCCGCCGACACCGACCCCGAGCGGCTGCGCGCCTGGGCCCGCGCCCTGCGCGGCACCGGCCGCGTCCCGCGCGTCGCGCCGACGGGCGGCGACGCCGACGAACTCCTCGGCGTGGCCGCCGAACAGTCCCTGCCGCCCCGCTCCCTGCGGCACCGCCTGGCCCCCCTCGCCCCGCTGGCCGTACGCACCGCGCTCGGCTGCGCCCTCGCCGGATACGCCGCCCTCGCCCTCGGCGTCGGCCGCCCCTACTGGGCGCTGGTCACCGCGGCCTCCCTCTACCAGGCCAACGTCACCCTCACCTGGCACCGGGCCGTCCAGCGGGTCGTCGGCAACCTCGTCGGCGTCCTCGTCTTCGCCGCCCTCGCCCCGCTCACCCATTTGCACCCCGCCGCCCTGGTGCTGGTATCGCTCGCCCTCAACTTCGGCGCCGAGGCGCTGATCGGCCGCAACTACTGGCTGGGCAGCGTCTGCGTCACCCCGATGGCGCTGCTCATCACCGAGTTCGCGCGCAGCCAGGACGCGGCCGGCCTGATCACCGACCGGCTCGTGGACACCCTCATCGGCGCGCTGGTCGGCTTCGCCGCCGCCGTCGCCGTCACCAACCGGCGCGCCGGCGCCCGCCTGGACCACGCGCTGACCGCCGCCGAACGCGCCCGCGAGCACGCCGCCCGCCTGCTCGCCGAGCCGCACCCGCAGCCCCGCGCCCTCGAATCCGCCCGCCGCGCCCTGGCCGCCGCCCTGGTCGAGCTGCGCGCCACGGCCGACGCCGCCGCCGGCGAGTGGTGGCAGCGCGCCCTGCCCGAGGACCGGGTCGTGCTCACCGAGCAGGCCGGACACCGTACGCTCGCGGCGACGGTACGGCGCCAGGGGCTCGTGCCGCAGGACCGGGACGAGGACCCGGGCCGGGCGCCGGGCGGCGACCGGGACCCGGACAGGACGAGGGAGGACATACGGCCATGA
- a CDS encoding DUF5134 domain-containing protein has translation MHGPVSAAWLLVALCAATGAYCLLRMRSGVAEQRRAAGGEALMGFGMAAMAVPAAVFTPPGWAWPAYAAVFGAAALRALWAVRGDPGHLHHLVGSAAMVYMAVAMAGAPPAAHHGHGGTGIPLLTGALLLYFTGYVLLSGARLVPAAVPRAGAAPDRWGDRPELARACRLSMGIGMVAMLLAM, from the coding sequence ATGCACGGACCGGTGTCGGCAGCCTGGCTGCTGGTGGCGCTGTGCGCGGCGACCGGGGCCTACTGCCTGCTGCGGATGCGCAGCGGCGTGGCCGAGCAGCGCCGGGCCGCGGGCGGCGAGGCGCTGATGGGCTTCGGCATGGCCGCGATGGCCGTGCCGGCGGCGGTGTTCACACCGCCGGGGTGGGCGTGGCCGGCGTACGCGGCCGTCTTCGGCGCGGCGGCGCTGCGCGCGCTGTGGGCCGTGCGCGGCGATCCCGGCCATCTGCACCACCTGGTGGGCAGCGCGGCGATGGTCTACATGGCGGTGGCGATGGCCGGCGCCCCGCCCGCCGCCCACCACGGCCACGGCGGCACCGGCATCCCCCTGCTGACCGGCGCCCTGCTGCTGTACTTCACCGGCTATGTGCTGCTCTCCGGCGCCCGGCTGGTGCCCGCCGCCGTTCCCCGGGCCGGGGCCGCGCCGGACCGCTGGGGCGACCGCCCGGAACTGGCCCGGGCGTGCCGGCTGTCGATGGGGATCGGCATGGTGGCGATGCTGCTGGCGATGTGA
- a CDS encoding phosphatase PAP2 family protein, with translation MRDRPTAPPPPPPSSASPPPASSGSPPHRAAARAAVVAALVLGVCSVLLLVLVAVRWHPLLTLDGDIAAAAHRRAVRDRAVTQACRVLTDWVWDPVTMRLVCAAAAGWLVWRRAAWWTALWLASAVALATVVQQSVKAAVGRPRPVWPDPVDSAHYAAFPSGHALTATVVCGLLLWLLRRRGAGRALWRTAVTAAVVSVAGVGVTRVWLGVHWASDVLGGWLIGALLVALAVLVYERRRTRREAPAGRRG, from the coding sequence ATGCGCGATCGTCCCACCGCTCCCCCTCCGCCGCCGCCCTCCTCCGCATCCCCGCCGCCGGCTTCGTCCGGCTCCCCGCCGCACCGCGCGGCGGCCCGGGCCGCCGTGGTGGCCGCCCTGGTGCTCGGGGTCTGTTCGGTCCTGCTGCTCGTCCTCGTCGCGGTGCGCTGGCATCCGCTGCTCACGCTGGACGGCGACATCGCCGCGGCCGCCCACCGCCGGGCGGTCCGCGACCGGGCGGTGACGCAGGCGTGCCGGGTGCTGACGGACTGGGTGTGGGACCCGGTGACCATGCGCCTGGTGTGCGCGGCGGCGGCCGGGTGGCTGGTCTGGCGCCGCGCGGCGTGGTGGACGGCGCTGTGGCTGGCGAGCGCCGTCGCGCTGGCGACGGTCGTGCAGCAGTCGGTGAAGGCCGCCGTCGGCCGCCCCCGCCCGGTCTGGCCGGACCCCGTCGACTCCGCCCACTACGCGGCCTTCCCGTCCGGTCACGCGCTGACCGCGACCGTGGTCTGCGGCCTGCTGCTGTGGCTGCTGCGCCGCCGCGGCGCGGGCCGCGCCCTGTGGCGCACGGCGGTGACGGCGGCGGTCGTCTCGGTGGCCGGAGTGGGCGTCACCCGGGTCTGGCTGGGCGTCCACTGGGCCTCGGACGTGCTCGGCGGATGGCTGATCGGCGCGCTGCTGGTGGCGCTGGCGGTGCTGGTGTACGAGCGGCGGCGGACGCGGCGGGAGGCCCCGGCGGGCCGACGGGGGTGA
- a CDS encoding TetR/AcrR family transcriptional regulator, with translation MSPRSASVNEELRRRSRERLLQAAVELVGERGFDATTLGDIADRAGSARGLVSYYFPGKRQLVQSAVHRLMHRTLEEALEREPRTEDGRERLARAIDAILGLARDRPVLMRQHMAGLLQAEGFVQCPEQRRLAELLGETVARYGSQTVSADYPMLRALLMGAVYAALVPGVPMPVPALRAELFQRYGLDWEMGVPPESTTDAKAEGEDLSRFFATEERPERRERA, from the coding sequence ATGTCCCCGCGCAGCGCTTCGGTCAATGAAGAATTGCGGCGGCGTTCCAGGGAACGGCTGTTGCAGGCCGCCGTCGAACTGGTGGGCGAGCGTGGGTTCGACGCCACGACGCTGGGCGACATCGCCGACCGGGCCGGTTCGGCGCGTGGACTGGTGTCGTACTACTTCCCCGGCAAGCGCCAGTTGGTGCAGTCCGCCGTGCACCGGCTGATGCACCGCACGCTGGAGGAGGCGCTGGAGCGGGAGCCGCGCACCGAGGACGGCCGGGAGCGGCTGGCCCGGGCCATCGACGCGATCCTGGGCCTGGCCCGGGACCGGCCGGTGCTGATGCGCCAGCACATGGCGGGCCTGCTCCAGGCCGAGGGCTTCGTGCAGTGCCCGGAGCAGCGCCGGCTGGCGGAGCTGCTCGGCGAGACCGTGGCCCGCTACGGCTCGCAGACGGTATCGGCCGACTACCCGATGCTGCGGGCCCTGTTGATGGGCGCGGTCTACGCGGCGCTGGTGCCGGGCGTGCCGATGCCGGTACCGGCGCTGCGGGCCGAGCTGTTCCAGCGGTACGGGCTGGACTGGGAGATGGGCGTACCCCCCGAGAGCACGACGGACGCAAAGGCGGAGGGCGAGGACCTGTCCCGGTTCTTCGCCACGGAGGAACGGCCGGAGCGGCGGGAGCGGGCCTGA